The Anaplasmataceae bacterium AB001_6 genome has a segment encoding these proteins:
- the rpsO gene encoding 30S ribosomal protein S15, producing MIKDFVSVDYDDVLGRFRINEKDTGSSAVQVILLTRRIVPLSKHLQKFKKDFHSLRGLIKMLNTRRSLLKYIKIRDVKQYQNLIKSLNIRK from the coding sequence ATGATTAAAGATTTTGTTTCAGTTGATTATGATGATGTTCTCGGTAGATTCCGAATCAATGAAAAAGATACTGGTTCTTCTGCAGTGCAAGTTATTTTACTAACACGTAGGATAGTGCCACTTTCTAAGCATTTGCAAAAATTTAAAAAAGATTTTCATTCTTTGCGTGGTTTAATTAAGATGTTAAATACTAGAAGATCTTTACTTAAATATATTAAGATACGTGACGTGAAACAGTATCAGAATCTTATTAAAAGTTTGAATATACGTAAATAA
- the zapE gene encoding cell division protein ZapE translates to MHVKKKVRFHYHRFISDLHSYINSNHVTVREYVHVCFRDIKLICIDELHINDVVDAMCLKDFIISANNMNIVIFFTSNYLPDKLYTREINSECFFPAVEYINKYFDIVELTEKRDYRIPKFGNSSSFYCSINRVNPITLLRNSGFELKSVTDDEIESLGIKINFKVLNRNIAILDFDYLCASNFGRDLYFALTEKYKIIFLSDLYQIKDRNILRRLIIFIDQCYENQVKIIITSTIEIDKISKLKERDIKRSLSRIRELTNITILDLE, encoded by the coding sequence ATGCATGTAAAAAAAAAAGTTCGCTTTCACTATCATAGATTCATATCTGATTTACATAGTTATATAAATAGTAATCATGTGACGGTTCGAGAATACGTCCATGTTTGTTTTAGAGATATAAAGTTGATTTGCATCGATGAATTACACATTAATGATGTTGTGGATGCAATGTGTCTAAAAGATTTCATCATTTCTGCTAATAATATGAATATAGTGATTTTTTTTACATCTAATTATTTGCCAGATAAATTATATACCAGAGAGATAAATTCTGAATGTTTTTTTCCGGCGGTAGAATATATTAATAAGTATTTTGATATCGTAGAATTAACAGAAAAAAGAGATTATAGGATTCCAAAATTTGGTAATTCTAGTTCTTTTTACTGCTCTATAAATAGAGTTAATCCTATAACTTTGTTACGCAATTCTGGATTTGAATTAAAAAGTGTAACAGATGATGAAATAGAGTCGCTTGGCATAAAGATAAATTTTAAAGTATTAAATAGAAATATTGCTATATTAGATTTTGACTATTTATGTGCAAGTAATTTTGGTCGTGATTTATATTTTGCATTAACTGAAAAATATAAAATAATATTTCTTTCAGATTTATATCAGATAAAAGACAGAAATATATTGAGGAGATTGATCATTTTCATAGATCAATGTTATGAAAATCAGGTAAAGATCATTATTACTTCTACGATTGAAATAGATAAAATATCAAAATTAAAAGAGAGAGATATTAAGCGCAGTTTATCCAGAATAAGAGAACTAACTAATATAACAATCTTGGACCTTGAATAG
- a CDS encoding dioxygenase: MILCPDNLFGEEKYDLDLVNRIIDPILMQCELTPEFNHLDKGPEKFVYSNNLRRKAGSPYVADGLPIRIMGRVLDSNCIPIANVIVKIWHTNNKGIYQFEQIKKRFPVGWDRYFNGSGIAVTDNLGYYNFTTVYPHPESDDAASVVNFIAQHREFIPLRTIMFFNKENKERKLNSGLSTIPSHKRHLLNATMTKTNDVELTFEFNIILKGINKIYEQDQFDRPNTVDPIYLEKFNLKKEAPEKDAANDTKAN; this comes from the coding sequence GTGATTTTATGTCCTGATAATCTATTTGGAGAGGAAAAATACGATTTAGATTTAGTGAATAGAATTATAGATCCTATTCTAATGCAATGCGAACTCACGCCAGAATTTAATCATTTAGATAAAGGACCAGAAAAATTTGTATATTCAAATAATTTAAGAAGAAAAGCAGGCTCCCCATATGTAGCAGACGGTCTACCAATTAGAATTATGGGCAGAGTATTAGATTCTAACTGCATACCAATAGCAAATGTTATAGTAAAAATTTGGCATACAAATAACAAAGGAATTTATCAATTTGAACAGATTAAAAAAAGGTTTCCAGTAGGATGGGATAGATACTTTAATGGTAGTGGTATAGCTGTAACAGATAATCTAGGATACTATAATTTTACAACTGTATATCCACATCCAGAAAGTGATGATGCAGCATCGGTAGTAAATTTTATAGCACAACACAGAGAATTTATACCTCTAAGAACAATCATGTTTTTCAATAAAGAAAATAAAGAGCGCAAATTAAATTCTGGATTGTCTACAATTCCAAGTCATAAAAGACATCTTTTGAATGCTACAATGACCAAAACAAATGATGTTGAATTGACATTTGAATTTAACATTATTCTAAAAGGAATAAACAAGATATATGAACAAGATCAATTTGATAGACCAAATACTGTGGATCCAATATATCTTGAAAAATTTAATCTAAAAAAGGAAGCACCTGAAAAAGATGCTGCAAATGATACTAAAGCTAATTAA
- a CDS encoding tyrosine--tRNA ligase has product MKSLLLNHLNQRGFIYQCTNIEKLDTILSSRKIVSYVGFDCTARTLHIGSLIQIMLIRHLLKDGHKIIILLGGATTRIGDPSGKDKSRQYISIEEIEKNILGISQTLKKFFHEKSDNVIFLNNIEWFEDIKYLDMLRDIGKIFSINRMLEFESVKTRLSREQNLSFLEFNYMIMQAYDFLELNKRENCILQLGGSDQWGNIVNGVELCRKKENSEVFGLTTPLALTTDGKKMGKTANGAIWLDKDLLSPNDYWQYFRNIDDKDVAQFLKWFTDLEIGEINELCNLQSKEINKAKKILATQATQICHGEEIAKNVEDAMIKEFEMDISSALPIKEINAKTIRLLDLLISIDFASSNSEAKKKIRSGGVKINDQIVTDVNMQIDGKKKIAIGKKRIIIRMIT; this is encoded by the coding sequence ATGAAAAGCCTATTACTAAATCATTTGAACCAAAGAGGTTTTATTTATCAATGCACGAATATTGAAAAATTAGATACCATTTTATCTTCAAGAAAAATAGTTTCTTATGTAGGTTTTGATTGTACAGCACGCACTCTACATATTGGCAGCCTAATTCAAATAATGCTTATACGTCATCTATTAAAAGATGGGCATAAAATTATTATTTTGCTTGGAGGCGCCACAACAAGAATTGGAGATCCTTCTGGTAAAGATAAAAGCCGCCAATATATATCTATAGAAGAAATAGAAAAGAATATCTTAGGGATATCTCAAACATTGAAAAAATTTTTTCATGAAAAATCAGATAATGTTATTTTTTTAAATAATATTGAATGGTTTGAGGATATAAAATATCTAGATATGCTGAGAGATATCGGCAAAATATTCTCCATTAATCGTATGTTAGAATTTGAGTCTGTTAAAACAAGACTCTCTCGAGAACAAAATTTGAGCTTCTTAGAGTTTAACTACATGATAATGCAGGCTTATGATTTTCTAGAATTAAATAAAAGAGAAAATTGTATATTACAACTAGGGGGATCAGATCAATGGGGAAATATAGTCAATGGTGTAGAATTATGCAGAAAAAAAGAAAATAGTGAAGTGTTTGGATTAACTACTCCCTTAGCATTAACCACGGATGGAAAAAAAATGGGAAAAACTGCAAATGGCGCAATTTGGTTGGATAAAGATCTATTATCTCCAAATGATTATTGGCAATATTTTAGAAATATTGATGATAAAGATGTAGCTCAATTTTTAAAATGGTTTACAGATCTAGAAATAGGAGAAATAAATGAGTTATGCAATTTACAATCCAAAGAAATTAATAAAGCAAAAAAAATATTAGCAACTCAAGCCACCCAGATATGTCACGGAGAAGAGATAGCTAAAAATGTTGAAGATGCCATGATTAAAGAATTTGAAATGGATATATCATCTGCATTACCAATAAAAGAAATAAATGCTAAAACAATTAGATTATTAGATTTATTAATTTCAATTGATTTTGCATCATCTAATAGTGAAGCAAAGAAAAAAATTAGATCTGGAGGAGTAAAAATTAATGATCAAATTGTGACCGATGTTAATATGCAAATAGATGGCAAAAAAAAGATTGCAATAGGTAAAAAAAGAATAATTATAAGAATGATAACTTAA
- a CDS encoding phosphoribosylformylglycinamidine cyclo-ligase: MSIYKKIGVSPTKTDVKFAIKNQDKGLFPGAFCKIVDDIIYNNKEEYCSIMHSDGAGTKSALAYLYFRETDDLSVFRGIAQDSAVMNIDDIICVGAVDQFFLSNTIGRNAHIIDKNILSEVIEGYEDFSNKLKKENINLIITGGETADLGDLVRTITVDSTVFTRMKKKDVIDASNIKSGNVIIALSSSGKSIFEDQENSGIGSNGLTRARHILLNKTYADKYPETFSPTIDAKYAYQGSFTIDDKLPGANNMTIGEALLSPTRTYAPLIKKILSIYKEKIYSIIHCSGGGLTKSINFGKGLHYIKDNPITIPPIFETILETGKISIHEAFQVFNMGQRMEIYIDENTIEPIIQIAQEYNIDAKVIGYVDTNKDKESNKISIFHNNQELQYYLSNK, encoded by the coding sequence ATGAGTATATACAAAAAAATAGGAGTCTCTCCAACAAAAACAGATGTTAAATTTGCAATTAAAAATCAAGATAAAGGTCTATTTCCAGGGGCATTTTGTAAGATAGTTGATGATATAATATATAATAACAAAGAAGAATATTGTTCTATCATGCATTCTGATGGTGCAGGCACAAAATCTGCTCTGGCATATCTCTATTTTAGAGAAACAGATGATCTTTCTGTATTCCGAGGCATCGCACAAGATTCTGCTGTGATGAATATAGACGATATCATATGCGTAGGCGCTGTTGATCAATTTTTCTTATCAAATACTATTGGCCGTAATGCTCATATAATAGATAAAAATATTTTATCTGAAGTAATCGAAGGATATGAAGATTTTTCCAACAAACTCAAAAAAGAAAATATTAATTTAATAATCACTGGTGGAGAAACAGCCGATTTGGGCGATCTAGTTCGAACAATAACGGTTGATTCTACTGTATTTACACGAATGAAGAAAAAAGATGTTATTGATGCAAGCAATATAAAATCAGGTAATGTCATAATTGCTCTTTCGTCTTCGGGTAAATCAATTTTTGAAGATCAAGAAAATTCAGGAATTGGATCAAATGGGCTTACAAGAGCAAGACATATACTTTTAAATAAAACATATGCTGACAAATACCCAGAAACATTTTCCCCTACAATAGATGCAAAATATGCTTATCAAGGTAGCTTCACAATAGATGATAAATTACCAGGTGCAAATAATATGACGATTGGAGAAGCATTGCTTTCCCCAACTAGAACTTATGCTCCTCTAATAAAAAAGATTTTGTCAATTTATAAGGAAAAAATATATTCAATAATACATTGCTCTGGTGGTGGTTTAACTAAATCCATAAATTTTGGCAAAGGATTACATTATATAAAGGATAATCCTATTACAATTCCCCCGATCTTTGAAACTATCTTGGAAACTGGCAAAATATCAATTCATGAAGCTTTTCAAGTATTTAATATGGGCCAAAGAATGGAAATATATATTGATGAAAATACAATAGAACCCATAATACAAATAGCACAAGAATATAATATAGATGCAAAAGTCATAGGGTACGTTGATACAAATAAAGATAAGGAATCAAATAAAATTTCTATATTTCATAATAATCAAGAATTGCAATATTATTTGTCAAATAAATAA
- a CDS encoding polyribonucleotide nucleotidyltransferase, translating to MSVLDSTFKFYGKDLFLEKGVYAGHSDRSVMVRYGGTVVFVSLSIGEFNPSGDKKSYFGLPLMVDFLFRAYAYNEIPKSFYRREGKLSEREILASRIIDRTFRPLIDDSVINDISLNCMLLSLDESCSPESAAIIGVSYVLGVSPLPFRGPAVGMGLNYNQGKTLFDGSATDFLPFTDRDGEEDVKLDLFVSSIKDAIIMIEAESKGIKEDDMLKSIDFIHKESQNVIAWLKANIDGDIDTLYSNRIDKSIVQLKNLELVKAIQSDYYDDFKKVFSADDFYKPKFLNDKRNLINGINEKFSENNNHELYNAVKSVEKEAMVDVLFDSAKRIDGRACDDIRNIDIKLDVLPDSHGSALFTRGGTQALVVTTLGKISDAQITDDYSGRKESFMLHYNFHPFSVGEIGGNRPPGRREVGHGCLALKSLKNVMPNFEDLPYTIRLVSEILSSDGSSSMATVCGSTLALMDSGVKISKPVAGIAMGLVFSKNSDDFVILSDISGEEDALGDMDFKVAGTDKYISALQMDVKTDKLTIEVLKVALEQAKKGRLSILEDMIEAIDSPRTKYKDTVRKTEVFKIHKAQISKIIGSGGKTIKSICEATESTIDIDDDKVYISSKIEQGLNDAVNIVRGIAGVNRIVPFVGMKTKALITGVQSFGAFAIIGSDNQGLIHVSEMTKEDGSRKGKSDNISLNEGDVVEVVVKAIDSATGKIQLSMFVDDYKDKKQGSSESVASQGKSYDFYKRKSASSNDENIKTSTPHARKSTAKRFSKENKHGEKGSKRDNISSGRAQDNRFVSGTESGRRKMEDKDVDTEDEGSIRFF from the coding sequence ATGTCAGTTTTGGACAGTACTTTTAAATTTTATGGAAAAGATTTGTTTTTGGAAAAAGGGGTCTATGCTGGTCATTCTGACAGATCAGTTATGGTCAGATATGGCGGGACCGTCGTATTTGTATCTCTCAGTATAGGAGAATTTAATCCCTCTGGAGACAAAAAATCTTATTTTGGATTGCCTTTAATGGTTGATTTTTTGTTTAGAGCATATGCATATAATGAGATACCAAAAAGTTTTTATAGAAGAGAAGGGAAATTATCTGAGCGTGAAATATTAGCTTCTAGAATAATTGATAGAACTTTTCGACCTTTAATAGATGATTCAGTTATCAATGATATTAGCCTTAATTGCATGCTTTTATCATTGGATGAATCTTGTTCTCCTGAATCTGCAGCAATAATAGGTGTTTCTTATGTTTTAGGTGTTTCTCCATTACCTTTTCGTGGTCCTGCTGTTGGTATGGGTCTTAATTATAACCAAGGAAAAACTTTATTTGATGGCTCTGCAACTGATTTTTTGCCTTTTACTGATAGAGATGGTGAAGAAGATGTGAAACTTGATCTATTTGTTTCTAGTATTAAGGACGCGATTATCATGATAGAAGCGGAATCTAAAGGGATTAAAGAGGACGATATGTTGAAATCCATAGATTTTATTCATAAAGAATCACAAAATGTGATTGCATGGTTGAAAGCAAATATAGATGGTGATATTGATACTCTTTATTCTAATAGAATAGATAAAAGTATTGTTCAGCTTAAAAATCTAGAGTTAGTAAAAGCTATCCAATCTGATTATTATGATGATTTTAAAAAAGTTTTCTCTGCCGATGATTTTTATAAACCAAAATTTCTTAATGATAAGAGAAATTTAATTAATGGAATTAATGAGAAATTTTCGGAGAATAATAATCACGAATTATATAATGCTGTTAAATCTGTTGAAAAAGAAGCAATGGTCGATGTTTTATTTGATTCTGCTAAAAGAATTGATGGAAGAGCATGTGATGATATTAGAAATATAGATATTAAACTTGATGTATTGCCTGATTCTCATGGTTCAGCACTTTTTACACGAGGTGGAACACAAGCGTTGGTTGTGACTACTTTGGGAAAAATTTCAGATGCTCAGATTACTGATGATTATAGCGGACGTAAAGAGAGTTTTATGTTGCATTATAATTTTCACCCATTTAGTGTGGGAGAAATTGGGGGAAATCGTCCACCTGGAAGAAGAGAAGTAGGACATGGCTGTCTTGCTTTGAAATCTTTGAAGAATGTTATGCCTAATTTTGAAGATTTGCCTTATACCATAAGATTAGTATCAGAGATATTGTCTTCTGATGGGTCATCTTCCATGGCTACTGTTTGTGGATCAACTTTGGCTTTAATGGATTCTGGTGTGAAAATAAGTAAGCCTGTTGCTGGGATAGCTATGGGTCTAGTTTTTAGTAAAAATAGCGATGATTTTGTGATTTTATCAGATATTTCTGGCGAAGAAGATGCTTTGGGAGATATGGATTTTAAAGTTGCAGGAACTGATAAATATATATCTGCACTACAAATGGATGTTAAAACCGATAAACTTACCATAGAAGTACTGAAAGTTGCTTTAGAGCAAGCTAAAAAAGGCCGTTTATCTATTTTAGAAGATATGATTGAAGCCATTGATAGTCCTAGGACGAAATATAAGGATACTGTAAGAAAAACAGAAGTGTTTAAAATACATAAGGCTCAGATTAGTAAAATTATAGGTAGTGGTGGTAAAACCATCAAATCTATATGTGAAGCAACAGAATCTACAATAGATATTGATGATGATAAAGTTTACATTTCTTCTAAAATTGAACAGGGTTTAAATGATGCTGTAAATATTGTTCGAGGTATAGCAGGAGTAAATCGAATTGTTCCGTTTGTTGGAATGAAAACAAAAGCTTTAATCACAGGTGTACAAAGTTTTGGTGCATTTGCAATTATTGGGAGTGATAATCAAGGTCTTATACATGTCAGTGAAATGACAAAAGAAGATGGTTCAAGAAAAGGAAAGAGTGATAATATCTCTCTTAATGAAGGTGATGTGGTTGAAGTGGTAGTTAAAGCTATTGATTCTGCTACAGGAAAAATACAACTTTCCATGTTTGTTGATGATTATAAAGATAAAAAACAAGGTTCTTCTGAATCTGTCGCATCGCAAGGCAAGTCTTATGATTTTTATAAAAGAAAATCTGCTTCATCAAATGATGAAAATATAAAAACGTCTACTCCACATGCTAGAAAATCAACTGCTAAAAGATTTTCTAAAGAGAATAAGCATGGTGAAAAAGGTAGTAAAAGAGATAATATCAGCAGTGGTAGAGCTCAAGATAATAGATTTGTTTCTGGTACAGAAAGTGGCAGACGTAAAATGGAAGACAAAGATGTTGATACAGAGGATGAAGGGTCTATAAGATTTTTTTGA
- the zapE gene encoding cell division protein ZapE — protein sequence MLNTYRNFVDQGEIEFSSEQFSVLQRLSNINNFNNSFFSNFRKKKSIYLFGDVGIGKSFIMSIFFNACKKKSSLSLS from the coding sequence ATGTTAAATACGTATCGTAATTTTGTAGATCAAGGTGAGATAGAATTTTCTTCAGAGCAATTTTCTGTGTTACAAAGATTATCTAATATTAATAATTTTAATAATTCTTTTTTTTCAAATTTCCGAAAAAAAAAGAGTATTTATCTTTTTGGAGATGTTGGTATAGGCAAAAGTTTTATTATGTCGATATTCTTCAATGCATGTAAAAAAAAAAGTTCGCTTTCACTATCATAG
- the gatB gene encoding Asp-tRNA(Asn)/Glu-tRNA(Gln) amidotransferase subunit GatB, whose product MFLLGKNWDVVIGLEIHAQVVSDRKLFSISDCTYGAEPNANVSILDAALPGTLPVLNDFCILQAIKTGLAFGAKISNYSRFDRKNYFYPDLPAGYQITQFYHPIVVGGKVTVNDDEGRKKDIRLHHIHLEQDAGKLLHVGDNSYVDLNRAGIPLMEIVSEPDMSSANEAVNYVKKMRQILRYIGTCDANMEKGEMRCDANVSVKPAGQQKLGIRCEIKNLNSLKSIMRAINFEIERQINIIDSGQEVKSHTMLFDIDTGETKPMRRKESSSDYRYFPDPDIPPIKISDDVINSVVIPELPDEKLERYINQFGISRYYAEILVDDKLVADYFEKLIVNCSIPKAVTWLTGELFSYLKREGIEISQSVITSDVLAQIISLIDEGVVSEGSAKKIFNCIVEGSNLAPEELVEKLNLRQISDYQVLYDIFKDIMNNNLDRVVEYKNGKNKLLGFFIGQAMKKTGGNANPVMLSEIAKKLLNDN is encoded by the coding sequence ATGTTTCTATTAGGGAAGAATTGGGATGTTGTTATTGGGTTGGAAATACATGCTCAAGTTGTTTCGGATCGTAAATTGTTTTCAATTAGTGATTGTACTTATGGTGCCGAACCTAATGCTAATGTTTCTATTCTTGATGCTGCTTTACCGGGGACTTTACCTGTTTTAAATGATTTTTGTATATTGCAAGCCATCAAGACTGGGTTAGCTTTTGGCGCAAAGATAAGTAATTATTCTAGATTCGATCGTAAAAATTATTTTTATCCTGATCTTCCTGCAGGATACCAAATTACCCAATTTTATCATCCTATTGTTGTTGGTGGTAAAGTTACTGTAAATGATGATGAAGGTCGGAAGAAAGATATTAGATTACATCATATTCATTTGGAGCAAGATGCGGGTAAGTTATTGCATGTTGGTGATAATAGCTATGTTGATCTCAATAGAGCAGGCATCCCTTTAATGGAAATAGTATCTGAACCTGATATGAGCTCTGCTAATGAAGCAGTGAATTATGTAAAGAAGATGCGTCAAATATTACGTTATATTGGAACTTGTGATGCCAATATGGAGAAAGGAGAGATGCGTTGTGATGCAAATGTGTCTGTTAAGCCTGCTGGACAGCAGAAATTAGGTATAAGATGTGAAATTAAAAATTTAAACTCGCTTAAGAGCATTATGCGTGCAATAAATTTTGAAATTGAAAGGCAAATTAACATAATAGATTCTGGTCAAGAAGTTAAAAGTCATACTATGCTTTTTGATATCGATACTGGTGAAACAAAGCCTATGCGTCGTAAAGAAAGTAGTAGTGATTATAGATATTTCCCTGACCCTGATATTCCCCCTATAAAAATTTCTGATGATGTGATTAACAGTGTTGTTATTCCTGAATTACCAGATGAAAAGTTAGAGAGGTATATTAATCAATTTGGAATATCTAGATATTATGCTGAGATATTAGTAGATGATAAATTAGTTGCTGATTATTTCGAGAAATTGATTGTTAATTGTTCTATACCAAAAGCTGTTACTTGGCTAACGGGTGAATTATTTTCCTATCTAAAACGAGAAGGAATAGAGATATCTCAGTCTGTTATCACTTCTGATGTTCTGGCTCAGATTATATCTTTGATTGATGAAGGAGTTGTCTCTGAGGGTAGTGCAAAAAAAATATTTAACTGTATTGTTGAAGGATCTAATTTAGCACCAGAGGAACTTGTTGAAAAATTAAATTTGAGACAAATCAGTGATTATCAAGTTCTTTATGATATTTTTAAGGATATTATGAATAATAATCTTGATAGAGTAGTCGAATATAAAAATGGTAAGAATAAATTATTAGGGTTTTTTATCGGCCAAGCAATGAAAAAAACAGGTGGCAACGCCAATCCTGTTATGCTAAGTGAAATTGCTAAGAAATTACTAAATGATAATTGA
- the dnaN gene encoding DNA polymerase III subunit beta: MERLDTKEKKIDLFSVEKNDFATLLTHLINIIPRKSPIPMLSNFKVILNKDIGAIKFIATDLEISICETIRTKVIENIELMLPALSIFNIIKRLPKDTSSKLYLHNNLLYLENRINKKTDNRVFSTFSLPYSNTDKYPTLEEPNKIPLIEIKGKDLRFLIEKTRLSISNDPARYNLSGLNLVLEDNILSSCSTDTHRLSFAKVKLEKKYESRFDIIIPKKAVLELFKIVSDEEILSLSANTGYGGSLTKIYIQSHNKEIVSKLISGIFPNCKSAIPNSHQIKVVINKEKLLDSLNRISVIFDSNSRKSTEISILNNTEIEISARSSVSISARESVDVKKIEYENEGEISYDNSAPHHNFAIRFNCLYMIDALNCIDQNQEEIELLFIADSKPIVIKNYRSASEEENASSNNLYVMMPLVD; the protein is encoded by the coding sequence ATGGAGCGTCTTGATACTAAGGAAAAAAAAATTGACTTATTCTCGGTAGAAAAAAACGATTTTGCTACATTATTAACTCACTTAATAAATATAATTCCTAGAAAGAGCCCAATTCCAATGCTTAGTAATTTTAAGGTGATCTTAAATAAAGACATAGGGGCCATAAAATTCATTGCAACAGATTTAGAAATATCTATATGTGAAACTATAAGAACTAAAGTTATAGAAAATATAGAACTTATGTTACCTGCCTTATCAATTTTTAACATTATAAAGCGATTACCCAAGGATACATCATCAAAATTATATTTACATAACAATCTTCTATATTTGGAAAATAGAATTAATAAGAAAACTGACAATCGTGTTTTTTCTACTTTTTCTTTACCTTATTCTAATACTGATAAATATCCTACATTAGAAGAGCCTAATAAGATACCTTTGATAGAAATAAAGGGAAAAGATTTAAGATTTTTAATAGAAAAAACTAGACTATCTATATCTAATGATCCTGCACGATATAACTTATCAGGATTGAATTTGGTGTTAGAAGACAATATACTTTCATCATGCTCAACTGATACACATCGCTTATCATTTGCAAAGGTTAAATTAGAAAAAAAGTATGAATCTCGATTTGATATTATAATACCTAAAAAAGCGGTATTAGAATTATTCAAAATAGTATCTGATGAAGAAATTCTATCATTATCTGCAAATACTGGTTATGGTGGCTCTCTCACAAAAATATATATACAATCTCATAATAAAGAAATAGTATCTAAATTAATTTCTGGGATATTTCCAAACTGTAAATCAGCAATCCCTAATTCTCATCAAATAAAGGTGGTAATAAATAAAGAGAAGCTATTAGATAGTCTCAATAGAATATCTGTAATATTCGATAGCAACAGCCGTAAAAGTACAGAAATATCAATTTTAAATAACACAGAAATTGAAATTAGTGCAAGAAGTTCGGTATCGATATCTGCAAGAGAAAGTGTAGATGTAAAAAAAATTGAATATGAAAATGAAGGCGAAATATCATATGATAATTCTGCGCCCCATCACAATTTTGCAATAAGATTTAACTGCTTATACATGATCGATGCGTTAAATTGCATTGATCAAAATCAGGAAGAAATAGAATTATTATTCATTGCAGATTCTAAGCCTATCGTAATTAAAAATTATAGAAGTGCATCAGAAGAAGAGAATGCAAGTTCTAACAATTTATACGTTATGATGCCTTTAGTTGATTAA
- the dapF gene encoding diaminopimelate epimerase produces MDEFAIKAYRMHSTKNEFIILDCFVFTKNFIERNLSKIFYRIFELTKNNLCDQIIFFFRDNQNDCEMRIYNYNCSLAEACGNATVCVAYLLHKKLKKNRLSIRILDKLIFADINDDGSVSVNMGKVSYGWQNIPLSKEQDCLKIDSIDAFYTKKYGFPMAFNVGNPHLIFFIQSLDILNMTDAKNLEKDLLFPQGINISFVEKKDKEYFVRVWERGVGETQSCGSAACAIYFALCMKEFCQFGDDISINFQGGKVFLSYKNANVIFINYPILIDKYLISKFNFKYLY; encoded by the coding sequence ATGGATGAATTTGCAATAAAAGCTTATAGGATGCATTCAACGAAAAACGAATTTATTATATTGGATTGCTTTGTTTTTACTAAAAATTTTATAGAAAGAAATCTATCAAAAATTTTCTATCGTATTTTTGAATTAACCAAGAATAATCTTTGTGATCAGATTATATTCTTTTTCCGTGATAATCAAAATGACTGTGAAATGAGAATATATAATTATAATTGCTCTTTGGCTGAAGCATGCGGCAACGCTACAGTATGTGTTGCATATTTGTTGCATAAAAAATTAAAGAAAAACAGATTATCAATAAGAATTTTAGATAAATTAATTTTCGCGGATATAAATGATGACGGAAGTGTTTCAGTTAATATGGGTAAAGTTTCCTATGGGTGGCAAAATATTCCGTTATCAAAAGAGCAAGATTGCTTGAAAATTGATTCAATTGATGCATTCTATACAAAAAAATATGGATTCCCTATGGCTTTTAATGTTGGAAATCCCCATCTTATTTTTTTTATTCAATCTTTGGATATATTAAATATGACAGATGCGAAAAATCTTGAAAAAGATTTATTATTTCCACAAGGAATTAATATTAGTTTCGTGGAAAAAAAAGATAAGGAATATTTTGTGAGGGTATGGGAACGCGGTGTTGGAGAAACGCAATCTTGTGGCAGCGCAGCTTGTGCCATATATTTTGCACTCTGTATGAAGGAATTTTGCCAATTTGGAGATGATATATCTATTAATTTTCAAGGAGGAAAAGTTTTTTTATCCTATAAAAATGCAAACGTTATATTTATTAATTATCCTATTTTAATAGATAAATACTTAATATCTAAATTTAATTTTAAATATTTATATTAA